A DNA window from Paenibacillus sp. HWE-109 contains the following coding sequences:
- a CDS encoding 6-phospho-beta-glucosidase translates to MKKEHLKIAVIGGGSSYTPELIEGFIQRYAELPVKDLYLVDIEEGREKLEIVGNLAKRMLKKANVPIQVHLTFDRREAIKDADFVTTQLRVGLLEARGRDERIPLKYNCIGQETTGAGGFAKGMRTIPVILDICKDMEELAPNAFLVNFTNPAGMVTEAVLKYSKIRTIGLCNLPIETKMQIAALMGVDVSRIDIEMVGINHLNWTTKIFVDGEDRTDEILFQASGESKFTMTNIPGFAWNQAFIQSMGSLPCGYHRYYYMKEKMLKKQLEEIDTKGSRAEIVKQVENELFELYKDPNLAIKPKQLELRGGAYYSEAALNLISSIYNNKKDVQIVNVKNNGTIPSLPNDASIEVNCVIGSDGAKPVQLTTPMNAKIRGLLQVVKAYEELAVEAAVKGDYNAALQALTIHPLVGSVDIAKPLLDEILAENKSYLPQF, encoded by the coding sequence ATGAAGAAAGAACATTTGAAAATTGCAGTTATTGGCGGAGGCTCCTCTTACACGCCTGAATTAATAGAAGGTTTCATTCAGCGATATGCGGAACTTCCCGTTAAGGACTTATACTTGGTGGACATTGAGGAAGGCCGAGAAAAGCTGGAGATCGTTGGCAACTTAGCGAAACGAATGTTGAAGAAAGCCAATGTGCCGATCCAAGTACATTTGACATTTGATCGCCGGGAAGCCATTAAGGATGCGGATTTCGTTACCACGCAGCTCCGCGTAGGGCTGCTGGAAGCTCGTGGACGTGATGAGCGAATACCGCTCAAATACAACTGTATCGGCCAAGAAACGACGGGCGCTGGCGGCTTTGCCAAGGGAATGCGGACCATTCCAGTCATTTTGGACATCTGCAAGGATATGGAGGAGCTAGCCCCGAATGCCTTCTTGGTTAATTTTACGAATCCTGCCGGCATGGTAACAGAAGCGGTGCTTAAATATTCCAAGATACGAACGATTGGCCTATGTAATTTGCCGATCGAAACCAAGATGCAGATTGCCGCCTTAATGGGCGTAGACGTATCCAGGATTGATATTGAGATGGTAGGCATCAATCACTTGAATTGGACGACCAAAATCTTCGTTGACGGCGAAGATCGAACCGACGAAATTTTGTTCCAAGCTTCCGGGGAAAGCAAGTTTACGATGACCAATATCCCTGGTTTTGCGTGGAATCAAGCTTTCATTCAATCCATGGGCTCCTTGCCTTGCGGCTATCATCGATACTACTATATGAAAGAAAAAATGCTCAAGAAGCAGTTGGAAGAAATCGACACCAAGGGCAGCCGCGCCGAAATCGTCAAGCAAGTGGAGAACGAGCTGTTCGAGCTGTACAAAGATCCGAATCTTGCCATTAAACCTAAGCAATTGGAGCTGCGCGGCGGTGCTTATTATTCCGAGGCAGCCCTCAATTTGATTTCCTCCATTTACAATAATAAGAAAGACGTGCAGATTGTGAATGTCAAAAACAATGGCACGATTCCAAGCTTGCCGAATGATGCTTCGATCGAAGTGAACTGTGTGATCGGCTCCGACGGTGCGAAGCCTGTACAATTGACGACACCGATGAATGCGAAAATCCGCGGGTTGCTGCAAGTGGTCAAAGCTTACGAAGAGCTTGCGGTTGAAGCGGCTGTGAAAGGCGACTACAATGCTGCTTTACAGGCATTAACGATTCATCCGTTGGTAGGTTCCGTAGATATCGCAAAGCCGTTGCTGGATGAAATTCTAGCAGAGAATAAGTCATATTTACCGCAATTTTAA